Proteins found in one Geomonas subterranea genomic segment:
- a CDS encoding sigma-54 interaction domain-containing protein, protein MAAAATDTEGVFRAILTSMGEGIIFADHTNKIVCVNAAAEQIRGIDAANYLGRDLLAIHSPPARPRIGAILESLRSGTLAFHTRPLEVKGRIFENSYYPIKDDGDRFVGTLMVSRDITEREHLKEENLVLRDQLLSEYSFGGMIGRSPAMQPVFQMIRSTAPLDSTILITGESGTGKELVARELHGKSRRSGSPLIKVNCAALPENLLESELFGFEKGAFTGALKERKGKFEQAHRGTLFLDEIGELPLSAQAKLLRVLQEKTVERIGGSREIQVDVRIVAATNRDLRDDVAAGHFREDLFYRLNVIPIELPPLRERLEDILPLATIFLSRFASEMGRPELNISREAKEALLTHRYPGNVRELKNAMERATALCGGDTLTIDDLPPEFGSHPGDARGGEPARRPVHGSTLSTKLDNREAELIEQALAVSGNRRAEAARLLGISRKTLWKKMKRYR, encoded by the coding sequence ATGGCAGCTGCGGCAACGGATACGGAAGGGGTCTTCAGGGCCATCCTGACCAGCATGGGCGAAGGGATCATCTTCGCCGACCACACCAACAAGATCGTCTGCGTCAACGCGGCGGCCGAGCAGATCCGGGGCATCGACGCCGCCAACTACCTGGGGCGTGACCTCCTGGCCATCCACTCGCCGCCTGCCCGGCCGCGCATCGGCGCCATCCTCGAAAGTCTCAGGAGCGGCACCCTCGCCTTCCACACGCGTCCCCTCGAGGTCAAGGGGCGCATCTTCGAAAACAGCTACTATCCCATCAAGGACGACGGCGACCGCTTCGTCGGAACCCTCATGGTGAGCCGCGACATCACCGAGCGGGAGCATCTCAAGGAAGAGAACCTCGTGCTGCGCGACCAGCTCTTGAGCGAGTACTCCTTCGGCGGCATGATCGGCCGCAGTCCCGCGATGCAGCCCGTCTTCCAGATGATCCGCTCGACCGCCCCTCTCGATTCGACCATCCTGATAACCGGAGAAAGCGGCACAGGAAAGGAACTGGTCGCGCGCGAGCTGCACGGCAAGAGCCGGCGCAGCGGCTCCCCCCTCATCAAGGTCAACTGCGCCGCACTCCCCGAAAACCTGCTGGAATCGGAGCTCTTCGGCTTCGAGAAGGGGGCGTTCACCGGCGCCCTGAAGGAACGCAAGGGGAAGTTCGAACAGGCTCACCGCGGGACCCTTTTCCTGGACGAGATCGGCGAACTCCCGCTTTCGGCCCAGGCCAAGCTGCTGCGCGTCCTGCAGGAAAAGACCGTGGAGCGTATCGGGGGAAGCCGGGAGATCCAGGTCGATGTGCGCATCGTGGCGGCCACCAACCGCGACCTGCGTGACGACGTCGCCGCCGGGCACTTCCGGGAGGATCTGTTCTACCGCCTGAACGTGATCCCGATCGAGCTCCCCCCCCTGCGGGAGCGCCTCGAGGACATCCTGCCACTCGCCACCATCTTCCTGTCCCGCTTCGCCTCCGAGATGGGGCGCCCGGAGCTCAATATTTCCCGTGAGGCGAAGGAGGCGCTTCTGACGCACCGCTACCCAGGCAACGTCAGGGAGCTCAAGAACGCCATGGAGCGCGCCACCGCGCTGTGCGGCGGAGACACCCTCACCATCGACGACCTTCCCCCCGAGTTCGGCAGCCATCCGGGTGACGCGCGGGGGGGAGAACCGGCGCGCCGTCCGGTGCACGGCTCCACCCTTTCCACCAAGCTGGACAACCGTGAAGCGGAACTGATAGAGCAGGCACTGGCGGTTTCCGGCAATCGCCGCGCCGAGGCCGCGCGCCTTCTTG
- a CDS encoding ATP-binding protein, translated as MVIALLLVINYHHERSQAVETARTQARSQYQRDLTYRHWNAAYGAVYVPVSPQIPPNPYLAEVPERDLFTTCGKHLTLVNPAYMSRLVFDLAARSYGDKGHITSLKPLRPENRPDPWETRALIAFSRGSLEESSVVDMADGRFLRLMKPLKTEAECLRCHGKQGYRVGEVRGGLSVAVPMTPLMAIAMQNCLVNAASFVLLWALGVMGIAIGARSLTRTIHERDQAERRLIELNRDLSLRGRELETVNRELDAFCSTVSHDLRTPLTAVSGYCQLLRYIPAQHRSDADQYIDAILASVEKMDELITALLKFARATANELVLAEVDLTALADDIAAGLMAREPLRPAVFTIAKGMSARADAVLLRVVMQNLMGNAWKYSGHCAETRIEVGVQCRDGRDFFFVRDNGIGFDSGHAERIFEAFQRLPNAQQFEGAGIGLATVNRIVQRHGGRIGCEGEVGKGATIYFTLQ; from the coding sequence GTGGTCATAGCGCTCCTGCTGGTAATCAACTACCACCATGAGCGGTCACAGGCCGTCGAGACCGCGCGCACCCAGGCCAGAAGCCAATACCAGCGGGATCTCACCTACAGGCACTGGAACGCCGCTTACGGTGCCGTCTATGTCCCGGTCTCCCCGCAGATCCCGCCGAACCCCTACCTGGCCGAGGTCCCGGAGCGTGACCTGTTCACCACCTGCGGCAAGCATCTCACCCTCGTTAATCCCGCCTACATGAGCCGGCTCGTTTTCGATCTCGCCGCCCGGTCCTACGGCGACAAGGGACACATCACGAGTTTAAAGCCCTTGCGCCCGGAGAACCGTCCCGATCCGTGGGAGACCCGCGCCCTGATCGCCTTTTCCCGTGGATCCCTCGAAGAAAGCTCAGTGGTCGACATGGCGGACGGCAGGTTTCTCAGGCTGATGAAACCGCTGAAGACGGAAGCCGAGTGCCTCAGGTGCCACGGCAAGCAGGGGTACCGCGTCGGAGAGGTGCGCGGGGGACTGAGCGTCGCCGTGCCCATGACGCCCCTCATGGCCATCGCCATGCAGAACTGCCTGGTGAATGCCGCCAGCTTCGTACTGCTCTGGGCGCTCGGAGTGATGGGGATAGCGATCGGGGCGAGGAGCCTGACCCGCACCATCCACGAACGGGACCAGGCTGAGCGGAGGCTGATCGAACTCAACCGCGACCTGTCCCTGCGGGGCAGGGAACTGGAAACCGTCAACCGCGAACTCGATGCCTTTTGCTCGACCGTGTCACACGACCTGCGCACGCCGCTGACCGCCGTGTCCGGCTACTGCCAATTGCTGAGGTACATCCCGGCACAGCACCGTAGCGACGCGGACCAGTACATCGACGCCATCCTGGCCTCGGTCGAGAAAATGGACGAACTGATCACGGCCCTGCTCAAATTCGCGCGGGCCACCGCGAACGAACTGGTCCTGGCGGAGGTGGATCTCACCGCGCTCGCCGACGACATCGCAGCCGGCCTGATGGCCCGGGAGCCGCTTCGGCCGGCTGTGTTCACCATCGCCAAAGGGATGAGCGCGCGTGCCGACGCCGTGTTGTTGCGGGTGGTGATGCAGAACCTGATGGGGAACGCCTGGAAGTACAGCGGTCATTGCGCGGAGACGCGGATAGAAGTGGGCGTTCAATGCCGGGATGGGCGGGATTTCTTTTTCGTCAGGGACAACGGCATCGGTTTCGACAGCGGCCACGCCGAACGCATTTTCGAGGCGTTCCAGCGGCTTCCCAACGCCCAGCAGTTCGAGGGGGCCGGCATCGGGCTGGCCACGGTGAATAGGATCGTTCAGCGTCATGGCGGCCGGATCGGCTGCGAGGGAGAAGTGGGCAAAGGTGCGACCATATATTTCACCCTGCAATAG